One genomic window of Monodelphis domestica isolate mMonDom1 chromosome 1, mMonDom1.pri, whole genome shotgun sequence includes the following:
- the IDO1 gene encoding indoleamine 2,3-dioxygenase 1 (The RefSeq protein has 2 substitutions compared to this genomic sequence), with the protein MALLMNPLSNLETYNISEDLGFILEDPLEELPDPYQPWIRLAKNLPSLIDDQQLRDEVKKLPELSICHLQGHKELRLAHLALGCITMGYVWEGGDKDVTQVLPRIIAVPFCEISKKLGLPPIMVYADCVLANWKKKDPSGPMTYDNMETLFAFPGGDCSKGFFLVSLLVERAAASAVKVIPDIFDAIINKNCNVLKEGLRTVSSSLREAEQTFHLVHEYVDPIDFFKILRIYLSGWKGNSLLPEGLKYEGVWNNPRKFSGGSAAQSSIIQCFDALLGIQHGSVHENSSAQFLQEMRDYMPPSHKAFLEAVASGPSVREFILSSKDADLKKIYDECVRALVDLRNYHLKVVAKYIIIPSSQLKNNANRKEVKEDEEKGTGGTDLMSFLKSVRDTTKKACL; encoded by the exons ATGGCTCTCCTAATGAACCCATTGAGCAACCTGGAGACATATAACATTTCAGAAGATTTGGGCTTTATTCTGGAAGACCCATTG GAGGAATTGCCTGATCCCTATCAGCCCTGGATAAGGCTTGCAAAAAATCTGCCTTCCCTGATTGATGATCAGCAACTTCGGGATGAAGTTAAAAAG CTGCCAGAGCTTAGTATCTGCCATCTCCAAGGACATAAGGAACTTCGCCTGGCACATCTGGCACTGGGATGTATCACCATGGGCTATGTATGGGAAGGTGGCGACAAAGATGTCACACAG GTGCTGCCCAGGATAATTGCTGTCCCTTTCTGTGAAATCTCAAAGAAACTTGGCTTGCCACCAATTATGGTGTATGCAGACTGTGTTTTGGCAAATTGGAAGAAAAAGGATCCCTCTGG CCCCATGACTTATGA CAACATGGAGACTCTCTTTGCATTTCCTGGTGGGGATTGCAGCAAAGGATTCTTTCTAGTTTCTCTACTTGTTGAAAGAGCAGCTGCTTCTGCAGTCAAG gTAATTCCAGATATATTTGATGCAATCATAAATAAAAACTGCAATGTCCTAAAAGAAGGTTTACGTACTGTGTCATCCTCTCTTCGTGAGGCAGAGCAAACATTCCACCTTGTTCATG AATATGTGGATCCTATTGACTTTTTCAAAATTCTTCGCATTTACTTGTCTGG CTGGAAGGGTAACTCCCTGCTGCCAGAAGGCCTGAAGTATGAAGGGGTGTGGAACAACCCAAGGAAGTTCTCTGGTGGTAGTGCTGCCCAAAGCAGCATCATCCAGTGTTTTGATGCCCTTCTGGGTATCCAACATGGATCTGTACATG aGAATTCCAGTGCTCAATTCCTCCATGAAATGAGGGACTACATGCCGCCATCTCACAAGGCTTTTCTTGAGGCAGTTGCCTCTGGCCCATCTGTTAGAGAGTTCATTCTTTCCAGTAAGGATGCTGATCTGAAGAAAATCTATGATGAATGTGTACAGGCTCTAGTTGATCTCCGGAATTATCACCTTAAAGTGGTGGCCAAATATATCATTATTCCATCAAGTCAACTCAAGAACAATGCAAATAGAAAGGAAGTAAAAGAGGATGAAGAGAAAGGGACAGGTGGCACAGACTTAATGAGTTTTCTTAAGAGCGTAAGGGATACAACTAAGAAAGCTTGCTTGTAA